From a region of the Corallococcus macrosporus genome:
- a CDS encoding HesB/IscA family protein — translation MDTSTAVAGSTPASQPATSAPVVLTAAALTQVKTVIEAQGFQGYYFSIRVVPSGCSGLGYDLNLVKETKAGDQLWEQDGVKIATDALSAQYLSGTHIDYVTSITGAGFKFENPNAKSSCGCGTSFTT, via the coding sequence ATGGACACTTCTACCGCCGTCGCCGGCTCCACGCCGGCCTCCCAGCCCGCCACCTCCGCGCCCGTCGTCCTGACGGCCGCCGCCCTCACCCAGGTGAAGACGGTCATCGAGGCCCAGGGCTTCCAGGGCTACTACTTCTCCATCCGCGTGGTGCCCTCCGGCTGCAGCGGCCTGGGCTACGACCTGAACCTCGTGAAGGAGACGAAGGCAGGCGATCAGCTCTGGGAGCAGGATGGCGTGAAGATCGCCACCGACGCGCTGAGCGCCCAGTACCTGTCGGGCACGCACATCGACTACGTCACCAGCATCACCGGCGCGGGCTTCAAGTTCGAGAACCCCAACGCCAAGTCGTCCTGCGGCTGCGGCACGTCGTTCACCACCTGA